Within the Chrysemys picta bellii isolate R12L10 chromosome 17, ASM1138683v2, whole genome shotgun sequence genome, the region CTAGGGGTATCTCTCCCAGTTCAATGGGATCTGCCCACACTGGCTCTGACAGCGATAGCATGCTAACATTAGAATGTAGCTAAGGCAGCACGAGCAGTGGGAGGAGCTAGCCACCTTGAGAATAGACTTTGGGGTTTGGATGGGATCATACTTGGGGTGGTtaaacctcctgctgctcctgccatcgCAGCTActctctatttttagcacgcaGGACCAGCTCAAAGTGTAACCATGCCCTACGTGACAATGTCCCTGCCTCTACTACTAAATGACTGCACCGTGCTTTCCCTGCAATGATCCCGAAGCACTTGATAGCAACTAATCCACCACACTGGAGAGGTAGGGATATTAACATCTCCATCTAtggatgggaagctgaggcacagagagattaatggcAGTTCAGGGCTGCACTCTGGGATTGTTTCTGTCTCCCTCAATGGAAGTACCCAAAGGGACACTGGGCATCATCTCTCACCAGCTAAGTTGGCTGCAACTGCCCGGATCTCTTCCCAGCTGCTATTGAAGTACGTGATGGTGGTTTGGTAcaatttctccagcagctctgcattcTCTTTGGCCTAGAGGAAATCAGGGACACATGAGCTCTCTCTGGCTAGAAGTGCCCTTTGACTGCCAGCACACGCTTTTACGAACCACAGGTAAATCAGAGAGAGAACAGGTGGCTGGGTAGAAGTGGGAACaatgggaatctgtggcagatttACATTTCCCATCACCCTCAGTCATATATCCCACTCTTACAGTTACTTACATTATCCATCACACATCCCCCCCCACCTCTACACCACCACTCCAGTCAATAATCTCAGGCAGTTCAACAGCTCACTCACAAGGTGTCTGCAAATGTCCACCTGGAGCTCTTCAGGCTTCAGCTCGGCTGTGCCACCAAGGTGCTCATTAATTGCACTTCGGAGTCTCTTCAGTTCCAAAAACGGTAAACAGAGGTGAAACGTAGCTCTGCATTCCTGAAAAAGAGTGTCACACCATTGAATTGTTCCCTACCGAGTGCTATGTTCATTCAAAGGGAACTCATCTGCGTGCCTGCTCATCTATTCCAGGATGAAAAAAAGGGATTCATCTGGATGTAATTGGCAGAAAACATGCAGGAATGACTAATAGACGGGAGAGCTTCAACTGAAACCTGGaggtagcatcaatgtcttttgggaACAGATATACCGATGAAAGCTGCAGCACCAGGCATAGCTGTGGTCTCTCTgttctggggaggcaggggtctggggtgcagagaCAGACAGGAACAGAGACCTGTTGGGGTCAGACCCATGACCTCTCCTGGATTCTGGTGAGGCAGCCATGGACCAACCTGGCTGGAACTGACACAGCAGGAAGGCAAtgaactgaggggagaatttgggcCTCCACAACAGGCAGGAATAGCAGAGCTCCCCTGGCATTGGGAGGAAGATTCCTTTTGCTTAGTAAATAAGTCACTGTCGGTCTTACCTTTGAAACCTCAGGGTTCGGGTCTTGCAGGTGCAGCAGAAGTGTGACCCAGCTCTTTTTAACCTGGTCGGCGAAATAggtcttccattttctctttgtcaGCCGGGCCAGGATGCCAAATAGGACAAAGGCCATGAAGCGAAGAGCATCATCCTCCTACAGCCAAGAAAGCCCCGCAAGTTAGTAACTAAGAGACAATCACATCATGCACTTTGCACAGCCATCTCTTCTACGCTAAAGTAGAGTGATTCCAACTACAGCTAGTCGGAAAAAAGGTAATTAACCAATTTTTTGTTCAAatttgctgattcatcaaaatattttagagacagttcagttttgatgaaattcCTCTGGAAGCCACTTTCCAGTGCACCCATCCAGTTCTGTAGCAGCCAATCTAGCAGGCTGAATGGGATCGTGGGCTTCCAGGCCCCCAGCTTCTGGGACcctgggagtcctggctctcaaatTTGCAACTCCCTGGCACCTCTAGCTCCCAGAGTTTCCTgggttcccagcactgggatagTCTGAGAGCAGACTGCCCTGGGCCAAGGCTTCCAATAGAGCTAGGTTGAGAATagtaattctgtttcacaaagagttttgaactttggggagaggggttcccacaaATAGGAACAAAACCCAAATTTGAAATCTCTAAATTCTGTGCAAAACAGAATGATCATTCCAACCCTCTCACATAAAAATGGTATAGAACAGGCCCAACACTCTCTATTGTACTCTGTAACCCCCATTTCATGGTTATCTAGCTACCTAATCTAGTATTCAGACTTTCTTTGAGGTTCTCAGTGGCAATAAAGAAGAATAGAAGGGTGAGACTGTGGGAGCAGGGATGTCATCCCCATCCTCCTAATGTTCTCCTCCTCCGTAAAACACCTCTCTTCCCTGGGGCCTAAAATCTCTTCACTCCGACATGAGCAATGCCCAGGGAGTCCACATCACGCATTGTAAATGGAGTCTAATCAAGATCGGTTGAACTGGGGTTGGAGAGATCTGTTCACATACATCATCAAAGTAAGTCCGGATCTGTTGGGTGAGGTCTTTGAAGGAAGAACCtatgtccttctctttcagctCCTTCAGGACTTTGGCCAGTGCTTTCATGCTCTCGCCAATGACTTCCGAACTGAAAATGTCATGTAAGGCCCCGATCAGTATGTCCAGAAGAAACTTCTTGTACTTTTTCACCTGTACAAACATATGACATTAAAGAACACTTATCACTGATCACACTTCTAATAAGTTTTCTTTAGCAGTTATGAAGCTGTGGGAATTTCATCAATTCCTCCGGAAGCCAGGTAGGGGTCTCCCCCCCAGAGACCTATAGCTATATTTCAGACCAGGTGCTAGCTACAATGAGCCCAACTTGGTGCCATAATACACCTGTGTAATCCTATTATTAGATTCCTAGTtacttagattccaaggccaaaagggaccattgtgattatccggtctgacctcctgcataacatacaACTTCCTCGAAATAgtctctgtttgaactagagtgtatcttttagaaaaacatccaatcttgattttaaaattgctagtgacagagaatccaccaccacctttggtaaattgttccaatggttaattaaaatcaccattaaaaatgtatgccttatttccagtctgaattagcctagcttcatttttccccattgaatcttgttatacctttgtttgctaatgtgaagaacccattatcaaaaTTTATTCCCCATGTGAATAGTTATAGACTGtcctcaagtcactccttaaccttctctttgtaaagctaaatcgattgagctccttgagtctatcactaaagggatattttccaatcctttgatAATTCTTgcgactcttctctgaatcctctctaatttatcagcatccttcgtGAATTGTGGATACCtgatctggacacagtattccagcagtgctcaCATGAGTGCCATattcagagggaaaataacttctttactcttcttcaagattcctctgtttatacctCCAAGGATCAtttcagcccttttggccacaacttcatattgggagcttatgttcaactgattatctggCAGGACTCAAGTTTTTTTCAGCATCATTGCTTCCTGGGATAGAGTctctcatcctgtaagtatggcctgcattttttgttcccagatgtatacatttacatatggTCATATTAAAGTGCACATGGTTGACTTATGCCCAGCTTATCAAAGGATCCAGCTTACTCTATGTTTACTGCAAAGAGGTTACTAGGGTATaggagagagcagaatttggcctagtgcATTTTGTGCAGCCTCTGGAAACTCTGAACAACTCTCTCTCTTGGTTTCTCTAGTTATGCTGCATTCTATTCAGTAATCTCTCTTACCTTCTCAGGCGCCCCATAGACTAAATTTCCCAGGCCTCTCACAGCCATCTGGCGGACAATGCTGTTCCTATCATGGGACCTTTCTTCCAAGATGCTCAAGACAGACTTAAGGAACTTCTTCTCCCTGAGCATGGGGTCAGTCattagctgaaataaaatcaacatGTCCATTAGCCCCAATATAATCATTAAGATTGGCAATATAATTTGAGCAGACATGGAATacactaaaaacaacaaggagtcctcctACAGCCACagtcttgtggatacagactaatatggctccccctctgatacttggcacatAAGACACTGTAACTTTATTATTCCACACAAATGAGAAATGTCTTAAAACATGGAGCTTTCCTTTTGGGCACTACAATAGGGATCCACTCACCTCTTGAGAGCCTCTTAGTGGCTGGGTCTGGTACCACAGTCCTTTTCTCACCCCTGGCGCACCCTGCCAGCCGACCTCAGTGAGTCTTCTGTGGCTCAGGCCTTTGGCTGCGTCccaaagtccaaatgaacccctTTTGGGGTAGTCAAGAACAATCCCATTGCCCTCACTAGGGTCTCCAGCCCCAACTCTGGGTTCttgaaattctgccctttgttcAAGCTCTCCATAAGCATTGTCCCCTCCGTGGGGCTTATGCCACTGTAGATGGTAGGGGAACCAGGGCCTGCCCATAACTCTGGGTTCCAAACCATGGACCCTGGAAACAGTAGCTAGGCACTGCttgatttcagttcatttttgctTCTTCCTACCGGCCACTTTTAGCTTCACCCTCACCTCCAGGTTAAAGTTCTTAGGGACCCTCTTCCTGCAAATCCAGCTTAAGCAAATGCTGCCAGAATCAAACTCTGGCTATCCCCTGAATTtctgtggccagagagcagccccctttcttgcccctccaggtcctgccaggaactgacctgctaaggTCCTGCAGCTCCTTTGAGCT harbors:
- the LOC135976151 gene encoding protein maestro-like, whose product is MLREKKFLKSVLSILEERSHDRNSIVRQMAVRGLGNLVYGAPEKVKKYKKFLLDILIGALHDIFSSEVIGESMKALAKVLKELKEKDIGSSFKDLTQQIRTYFDDEDDALRFMAFVLFGILARLTKRKWKTYFADQVKKSWVTLLLHLQDPNPEVSKECRATFHLCLPFLELKRLRSAINEHLGGTAELKPEELQVDICRHLAKENAELLEKLYQTTITYFNSSWEEIRAVAANLAGIILEHTDRQRMEWLDLEYLLMSLQVLQKDPSPTVQLVATEIISDIRSGRVIGE